One stretch of Clupea harengus chromosome 2, Ch_v2.0.2, whole genome shotgun sequence DNA includes these proteins:
- the tmem41aa gene encoding transmembrane protein 41A-A, with product MRSVLGLILVVIGATFYLYLLSTYLPPLRRQVRVENEDAEIIRTVEYRLKFPSDLEELKEMAELLQSYRTEHTSYVLLLFCSAYLYKQSFAIPGSSFLNILAGALFGPWQGLPLACVLTTVGATLCYLLSQAFGKHHIIRLFPDKVNKLQKKVEDNRNSLFFYLLFLRFFPMSPNWFLNMTAPIVNIPVTLFALSIFIGLMPYNFICVQTGSMLSELTSLDNLFTWSTVLQLLAIACVALVPGALIRRYSQSRLKLDGPEQNGVSQDRKTR from the exons ATGCGCTCTGTCTTAGGTTTAATTTTGGTGGTTATTGGGGCGACTTTTTACCTCTATTTGCTATCTACCTACCTCCCCCCTCTTCGCCGACAAGTTCGAGTAGAAAATGAAGACGCGGAAATCATCAGAACAGTGGAATACAG GTTGAAGTTCCCGTCAGACCTCGAGGAGCTCAAAGAGATGGCTGAGCTCCTGCAGTCCTACAGGACAGAGCACACATCTTACGTACTGCTCCTTTTCTGCAGCGCATACCTCTACAAGCAGTCGTTTGCAATCCCTGGCTCCTCATTCCTG aACATCCTGGCCGGAGCTCTATTTGGGCCATGGCAAGGGTTGCCGTTGGCCTGTGTCCTCACCACGGTGGGGGCCACATTATGTTACCTCCTTTCTCAAGCTTTTGGCAAACACCACATCATACGACTCTTCCCAGACAAAGTAAACAAGCTCCAGAAAAAG GTGGAGGACAATCGGAACAGCCTGTTCTTTTATTTGCTTTTCCTTCGATTTTTCCCCATGAGTCCAAACTGGTTCTTGAACATGACCGCACCGATAGTTAACATTCCCGTCACGCTattcgctctctccatcttcatag GTCTCATGCCGTACAACTTCATCTGCGTGCAGACGGGCTCCATGCTGTCGGAGCTCACCTCGCTGGACAACCTGTTCACCTGGAGTACggtgctgcagctgctggccATCGCCTGTGTGGCCCTGGTGCCTGGGGCCCTGATCCGCCGCTACAGCCAGAGCCGCCTCAAGCTGGACGGCCCGGAGCAGAACGGAGTCAGCCAGGACCGCAAGACCAGATAA
- the ehhadh gene encoding peroxisomal bifunctional enzyme, translated as MARYEQVQGTVALITLTNPPVNALSAAVRLGITETVTRALRDPEVKSMVICGENGVFCGGADIREFAKPMSGPPLVPMIAAIEEGEKPVVAAIEGAAFGGGLELALGCHYRIAHSKARVGLPEVTLGLLPAAGGTQRLPRLIGLAPALDLITTGRHVTAQEALKLGIVDQVTDQSALDLAIQFAQQVVGQPLLPRKLSTRQTPCPPDVDGLLEETMAQVKQRARGAMAPIACVQAVRAAATLPYQAGMQKEQELMATLFHSSQARAMQYCFFAQRAVGRWSLSSGAHSGNSKPRPVSKVAVIGLGTMGRGITVALVKAGMSVLAVETNKKQLEIGKQMVSAMLKHDAQKRNATPRLDLLHFTIDLLELKNTDLIIEAVFEDMALKKQVFKELSSVCKADAFLCTNTSGLDVDELAAVTKRPELVVGMHFFAPAHVMKLLEVVHGSRSSPEAVATAMHLGKRLGKVSVLVGNCAGFVGNRMLKPYLEQANFLLEEGATPELVDGALEEFGFPMGVFKMSDLSGLDVGWRIRKEAGLTGPNVDPRDPPRRRQGRRYSPLPDLVCEQGRLGQKNGRGWYLYDKPGGRVATPDPSIHKFLEEYRIKHGISPRQIDRQEVVERCLFALINEGFRSLDDGIAAGPEDIDMIYVFGYGWPRHRGGPMFYAGMVGLPRVLTRLEHYRQAHPEVPHLEPSPLLRRLVASGSPPINKWRDFLQRPHSQL; from the exons ATGGCTCGTTATGAACAGGTACAGGGAACTGTTGCATTGATTACACTGACGAATCCACCCGTAAATGCCCTTAG TGCTGCAGTGCGCCTTGGCATTACAGAGACAGTGACTAGAGCCCTCCGTGACCCTGAGGTGAAGTCAATGGTGATTTGCGGAGAAAATGGAGTTTTCTGTGGCG GTGCAGACATCCGTGAATTTGCCAAACCTATGAGTGGCCCTCCTTTGGTGCCAATGATCGCTGCCATTGAGGAAGGGGAGAAGCCAGTGGTTGCAGCCATTGAGGGAGCAGCGTTTGGTGGAGGTCTGGAGCTGGCCCTTGGCTGCCACTACCGTATTGCTCATTCTAAG GCACGTGTCGGACTTCCTGAGGTGACCCTGGGTCTTCTTCCTGCTGCTGGAGGCACGCAGCGTCTGCCCAGACTCATTGGATTAGCTCCAGCCTTGGATCTCATCACTACAG GGCGACATGTGACAGCTCAAGAGGCGCTGAAGCTTGGTATTGTAGACCAAGTGACTGACCAAAGCGCTCTAGACTTGGCTATACAGTTTGCCCAACAGGTTGTAG GCCAACCCCTGCTCCCCCGTAAGCTGAGTACACGGCAGACTCCGTGCCCTCCAGATGTTGACGGCCTCCTGGAGGAGACCATGGCTCAAGTGAAGCAGCGCGCGCGGGGCGCCATGGCACCTATAGCCTGTGTCCAGGCTGTCAGGGCTGCTGCCACCCTGCCCTACCAGGCCGGCATGcagaaggagcaggagctgaTGGCCACCCTGTTCCACTCTAGCCAGGCCCGTGCCATGCAATACTGCTTCTTTGCCCAGAGGGCTGTTGGGAGATGGAGTCTTTCCAGTGGGGCTCACAGTGGCAACAGCAAACCCAGACCTGTGAGCAAGGTAGCTGTTATAG GCCTTGGCACCATGGGAAGGGGCATCACTGTGGCTCTTGTGAAGGCTGGGATGTCTGTTCTAGCAGTGGAGACAAACAAGAAGCAATTGGAAATTGGGAAACAAATGGTGTCAGCAATGCTCAAACATGACGCTCAGAAAAGGAACGCAACTCCTCGTCTTGACCTTCTCCACTTCACCATAGACTTGCTTGAGCTCAAGAACACAGACCTGATCATTGAGGCTGTGTTTGAGGATATGGCTCTCAAGAAACAAGTTTTCAAGGAGCTTTCGTCCGTGTGCAAAGCCGATGCTTTCCTTTGCACCAATACGTCTGGTTTAGACGTGGATGAGCTGGCCGCCGTAACCAAGAGACCAGAGCTGGTGGTGGGCATGCACTTCTTTGCCCCAGCGCATGTGATGAAGCTCCTCGAGGTCGTCCATGGAAGCCGATCCTCCCCTGAAGCTGTGGCAACAGCAATGCACCTGGGCAAGAGACTCGGGAAGGTCAGTGTGCTGGTGGGCAACTGTGCAGGTTTTGTGGGGAACCGCATGCTGAAGCCATACCTGGAGCAGGCCAACTTCCTGCTGGAGGAAGGGGCCACTCCTGAGCTGGTGGATGGGGCCCTGGAGGAGTTTGGCTTTCCCATGGGGGTTTTCAAAATGTCCGATCTGTCTGGGTTGGATGTTGGTTGGAGAATTCGGAAGGAGGCTGGGCTGACTGGGCCAAACGTTGACCCAAGAGATCCCCCGCGGAGGCGGCAAGGTCGCCGGTACAGCCCTTTGCCTGACCTGGTGTGCGAGCAGGGCCGCCTGGGGCAGAAGAACGGCCGTGGGTGGTACCTCTACGACAAGCCTGGGGGCCGAGTTGCAACACCAGATCCAAGCATCCACAAGTTCCTGGAAGAGTACCGGATCAAGCATGGCATCAGTCCTCGTCAAATTGACAGGCAGGAGGTGGTGGAGCGATGCCTTTTTGCCCTCATCAATGAAGGCTTCCGCAGCCTGGATGACGGCATCGCTGCTGGACCTGAAGACATCGACATGATCTACGTGTTTGGGTATGGTTGGCCGCGGCACAGGGGCGGGCCCATGTTCTACGCTGGGATGGTGGGATTGCCCAGGGTGCTGACGAGGCTGGAGCACTACCGGCAGGCCCACCCAGAGGTGCCTCACCTGGAGCCCAGTCCTTTGCTGCGGAGGCTGGTGGCCAGTGGCAGCCCCCCCATCAACAAATGGAGGGATTTCCTCCAGCGACCCCACAGTCAACTTTGA
- the u2af1 gene encoding splicing factor U2AF 35 kDa subunit isoform X4: MAEYLASIFGTEKDKVNCSFYFKIGACRHGDRCSRLHNKPTFSQTIALLNIYRNPQNSAQSADGLRMCAGTVSDVEMQEHYDDFFEEVFTEMEEKYGEVEEMNVCDNLGDHLVGNVYVKFRREEDAEKAVIDLNNRWFNGQPIHAELSPVTDFREACCRQYEMGECTRGGFCNFMHLKPISRELRRELYGRRKKSRHRSRSRSRERRSRSRDRGRGGGGGGAGGGGGGGGGGGGGSDRGGGGGGGGDRGGGGGDRGGGGGGGGREGGRDRERRRSRDRERSGRF, from the exons ATGGCGGAATACTTGGCGTccattttcggaacagagaaaGATAA AGTCAATTGCTCATTTTACTTCAAAATCGGAGCATGCCGTCATGGGGATCGATGTTCCAGACTCCACAACAAGCCAACTTTCAGCCAA ACTATTGCCCTCTTGAATATTTACCGAAACCCTCAAAACTCTGCACAGTCTGCTGATGGTCTGCGCA tgtgtgcaggcacAGTCAGTGATGTGGAGATGCAGGAGCATTATGATGACTTCTTTGAG GAAGTGTTCACGGAGATGGAAGAGAAATacggagaggtggaggagatgaaCGTTTGTGATAACCTCGGAGATCACCTGGTGGGAAATGTGTATGTAAAG TTCCGTCGTGAAGAGGATGCAGAGAAAGCAGTCATTGACCTTAATAACCGCTGGTTTAACGGGCAACCCATCCATGCCGAGCTGTCTCCAGTCACAGACTTCAGAGAAGCCTGCTGTCGTCAGTATGAGATGgg GGAGTGCACTCGAGGCGGTTTCTGCAATTTCATGCACCTGAAACCCATCTCCCGGGAACTGAGGCGAGAGCTGTATGGCCGTCGCAAGAAGAG CAGGCATCGCTCACGCTCACGATCCAGGGAACGCCGCTCTCGCTCGCGGGACCGTggtagaggaggtggaggaggaggagccggcggcggcggtggtggtggtggtggcggcggcggcggcagcgatcgaggtggtggtggtggcggcggcggcgatcgaggtggcggtggtggcgatcgaggtggcggcggcggtggcggcggacGTGAAGGAGGCAGAGATCGAGAGAGACGGAGGTCACGGGACCGGGAACGTTCTGGAAGATTTTAA
- the u2af1 gene encoding splicing factor U2AF 35 kDa subunit isoform X3, with amino-acid sequence MAEYLASIFGTEKDKVNCSFYFKIGACRHGDRCSRLHNKPTFSQTIALLNIYRNPQNSAQSADGLRSTVSDVEMQEHYDDFFEEVFTEMEEKYGEVEEMNVCDNLGDHLVGNVYVKFRREEDAEKAVIDLNNRWFNGQPIHAELSPVTDFREACCRQYEMGECTRGGFCNFMHLKPISRELRRELYGRRKKRCVGGGKETICRHRSRSRSRERRSRSRDRGRGGGGGGAGGGGGGGGGGGGGSDRGGGGGGGGDRGGGGGDRGGGGGGGGREGGRDRERRRSRDRERSGRF; translated from the exons ATGGCGGAATACTTGGCGTccattttcggaacagagaaaGATAA AGTCAATTGCTCATTTTACTTCAAAATCGGAGCATGCCGTCATGGGGATCGATGTTCCAGACTCCACAACAAGCCAACTTTCAGCCAA ACTATTGCCCTCTTGAATATTTACCGAAACCCTCAAAACTCTGCACAGTCTGCTGATGGTCTGCGCA gcacAGTCAGTGATGTGGAGATGCAGGAGCATTATGATGACTTCTTTGAG GAAGTGTTCACGGAGATGGAAGAGAAATacggagaggtggaggagatgaaCGTTTGTGATAACCTCGGAGATCACCTGGTGGGAAATGTGTATGTAAAG TTCCGTCGTGAAGAGGATGCAGAGAAAGCAGTCATTGACCTTAATAACCGCTGGTTTAACGGGCAACCCATCCATGCCGAGCTGTCTCCAGTCACAGACTTCAGAGAAGCCTGCTGTCGTCAGTATGAGATGgg GGAGTGCACTCGAGGCGGTTTCTGCAATTTCATGCACCTGAAACCCATCTCCCGGGAACTGAGGCGAGAGCTGTATGGCCGTCGCAAGAAGAGGTGCGtgggagggggaaaagaaacCATATG CAGGCATCGCTCACGCTCACGATCCAGGGAACGCCGCTCTCGCTCGCGGGACCGTggtagaggaggtggaggaggaggagccggcggcggcggtggtggtggtggtggcggcggcggcggcagcgatcgaggtggtggtggtggcggcggcggcgatcgaggtggcggtggtggcgatcgaggtggcggcggcggtggcggcggacGTGAAGGAGGCAGAGATCGAGAGAGACGGAGGTCACGGGACCGGGAACGTTCTGGAAGATTTTAA
- the u2af1 gene encoding splicing factor U2AF 35 kDa subunit isoform X1: MAEYLASIFGTEKDKVNCSFYFKIGACRHGDRCSRLHNKPTFSQTIALLNIYRNPQNSAQSADGLRMCAGTVSDVEMQEHYDDFFEEVFTEMEEKYGEVEEMNVCDNLGDHLVGNVYVKFRREEDAEKAVIDLNNRWFNGQPIHAELSPVTDFREACCRQYEMGECTRGGFCNFMHLKPISRELRRELYGRRKKRCVGGGKETICRHRSRSRSRERRSRSRDRGRGGGGGGAGGGGGGGGGGGGGSDRGGGGGGGGDRGGGGGDRGGGGGGGGREGGRDRERRRSRDRERSGRF; this comes from the exons ATGGCGGAATACTTGGCGTccattttcggaacagagaaaGATAA AGTCAATTGCTCATTTTACTTCAAAATCGGAGCATGCCGTCATGGGGATCGATGTTCCAGACTCCACAACAAGCCAACTTTCAGCCAA ACTATTGCCCTCTTGAATATTTACCGAAACCCTCAAAACTCTGCACAGTCTGCTGATGGTCTGCGCA tgtgtgcaggcacAGTCAGTGATGTGGAGATGCAGGAGCATTATGATGACTTCTTTGAG GAAGTGTTCACGGAGATGGAAGAGAAATacggagaggtggaggagatgaaCGTTTGTGATAACCTCGGAGATCACCTGGTGGGAAATGTGTATGTAAAG TTCCGTCGTGAAGAGGATGCAGAGAAAGCAGTCATTGACCTTAATAACCGCTGGTTTAACGGGCAACCCATCCATGCCGAGCTGTCTCCAGTCACAGACTTCAGAGAAGCCTGCTGTCGTCAGTATGAGATGgg GGAGTGCACTCGAGGCGGTTTCTGCAATTTCATGCACCTGAAACCCATCTCCCGGGAACTGAGGCGAGAGCTGTATGGCCGTCGCAAGAAGAGGTGCGtgggagggggaaaagaaacCATATG CAGGCATCGCTCACGCTCACGATCCAGGGAACGCCGCTCTCGCTCGCGGGACCGTggtagaggaggtggaggaggaggagccggcggcggcggtggtggtggtggtggcggcggcggcggcagcgatcgaggtggtggtggtggcggcggcggcgatcgaggtggcggtggtggcgatcgaggtggcggcggcggtggcggcggacGTGAAGGAGGCAGAGATCGAGAGAGACGGAGGTCACGGGACCGGGAACGTTCTGGAAGATTTTAA
- the u2af1 gene encoding splicing factor U2AF 35 kDa subunit isoform X2, whose amino-acid sequence MAEYLASIFGTEKDKVNCSFYFKIGACRHGDRCSRLHNKPTFSQTIALLNIYRNPQNSAQSADGLRMCAGTVSDVEMQEHYDDFFEEVFTEMEEKYGEVEEMNVCDNLGDHLVGNVYVKFRREEDAEKAVIDLNNRWFNGQPIHAELSPVTDFREACCRQYEMGECTRGGFCNFMHLKPISRELRRELYGRRKKRCVGGGKETIWHRSRSRSRERRSRSRDRGRGGGGGGAGGGGGGGGGGGGGSDRGGGGGGGGDRGGGGGDRGGGGGGGGREGGRDRERRRSRDRERSGRF is encoded by the exons ATGGCGGAATACTTGGCGTccattttcggaacagagaaaGATAA AGTCAATTGCTCATTTTACTTCAAAATCGGAGCATGCCGTCATGGGGATCGATGTTCCAGACTCCACAACAAGCCAACTTTCAGCCAA ACTATTGCCCTCTTGAATATTTACCGAAACCCTCAAAACTCTGCACAGTCTGCTGATGGTCTGCGCA tgtgtgcaggcacAGTCAGTGATGTGGAGATGCAGGAGCATTATGATGACTTCTTTGAG GAAGTGTTCACGGAGATGGAAGAGAAATacggagaggtggaggagatgaaCGTTTGTGATAACCTCGGAGATCACCTGGTGGGAAATGTGTATGTAAAG TTCCGTCGTGAAGAGGATGCAGAGAAAGCAGTCATTGACCTTAATAACCGCTGGTTTAACGGGCAACCCATCCATGCCGAGCTGTCTCCAGTCACAGACTTCAGAGAAGCCTGCTGTCGTCAGTATGAGATGgg GGAGTGCACTCGAGGCGGTTTCTGCAATTTCATGCACCTGAAACCCATCTCCCGGGAACTGAGGCGAGAGCTGTATGGCCGTCGCAAGAAGAGGTGCGtgggagggggaaaagaaacCATATG GCATCGCTCACGCTCACGATCCAGGGAACGCCGCTCTCGCTCGCGGGACCGTggtagaggaggtggaggaggaggagccggcggcggcggtggtggtggtggtggcggcggcggcggcagcgatcgaggtggtggtggtggcggcggcggcgatcgaggtggcggtggtggcgatcgaggtggcggcggcggtggcggcggacGTGAAGGAGGCAGAGATCGAGAGAGACGGAGGTCACGGGACCGGGAACGTTCTGGAAGATTTTAA
- the u2af1 gene encoding splicing factor U2AF 35 kDa subunit isoform X5 encodes MAEYLASIFGTEKDKVNCSFYFKIGACRHGDRCSRLHNKPTFSQTIALLNIYRNPQNSAQSADGLRMCAGTVSDVEMQEHYDDFFEEVFTEMEEKYGEVEEMNVCDNLGDHLVGNVYVKFRREEDAEKAVIDLNNRWFNGQPIHAELSPVTDFREACCRQYEMGECTRGGFCNFMHLKPISRELRRELYGRRKKRHRSRSRSRERRSRSRDRGRGGGGGGAGGGGGGGGGGGGGSDRGGGGGGGGDRGGGGGDRGGGGGGGGREGGRDRERRRSRDRERSGRF; translated from the exons ATGGCGGAATACTTGGCGTccattttcggaacagagaaaGATAA AGTCAATTGCTCATTTTACTTCAAAATCGGAGCATGCCGTCATGGGGATCGATGTTCCAGACTCCACAACAAGCCAACTTTCAGCCAA ACTATTGCCCTCTTGAATATTTACCGAAACCCTCAAAACTCTGCACAGTCTGCTGATGGTCTGCGCA tgtgtgcaggcacAGTCAGTGATGTGGAGATGCAGGAGCATTATGATGACTTCTTTGAG GAAGTGTTCACGGAGATGGAAGAGAAATacggagaggtggaggagatgaaCGTTTGTGATAACCTCGGAGATCACCTGGTGGGAAATGTGTATGTAAAG TTCCGTCGTGAAGAGGATGCAGAGAAAGCAGTCATTGACCTTAATAACCGCTGGTTTAACGGGCAACCCATCCATGCCGAGCTGTCTCCAGTCACAGACTTCAGAGAAGCCTGCTGTCGTCAGTATGAGATGgg GGAGTGCACTCGAGGCGGTTTCTGCAATTTCATGCACCTGAAACCCATCTCCCGGGAACTGAGGCGAGAGCTGTATGGCCGTCGCAAGAAGAG GCATCGCTCACGCTCACGATCCAGGGAACGCCGCTCTCGCTCGCGGGACCGTggtagaggaggtggaggaggaggagccggcggcggcggtggtggtggtggtggcggcggcggcggcagcgatcgaggtggtggtggtggcggcggcggcgatcgaggtggcggtggtggcgatcgaggtggcggcggcggtggcggcggacGTGAAGGAGGCAGAGATCGAGAGAGACGGAGGTCACGGGACCGGGAACGTTCTGGAAGATTTTAA
- the u2af1 gene encoding splicing factor U2AF 35 kDa subunit isoform X6, with translation MAEYLASIFGTEKDKVNCSFYFKIGACRHGDRCSRLHNKPTFSQTIALLNIYRNPQNSAQSADGLRSTVSDVEMQEHYDDFFEEVFTEMEEKYGEVEEMNVCDNLGDHLVGNVYVKFRREEDAEKAVIDLNNRWFNGQPIHAELSPVTDFREACCRQYEMGECTRGGFCNFMHLKPISRELRRELYGRRKKRHRSRSRSRERRSRSRDRGRGGGGGGAGGGGGGGGGGGGGSDRGGGGGGGGDRGGGGGDRGGGGGGGGREGGRDRERRRSRDRERSGRF, from the exons ATGGCGGAATACTTGGCGTccattttcggaacagagaaaGATAA AGTCAATTGCTCATTTTACTTCAAAATCGGAGCATGCCGTCATGGGGATCGATGTTCCAGACTCCACAACAAGCCAACTTTCAGCCAA ACTATTGCCCTCTTGAATATTTACCGAAACCCTCAAAACTCTGCACAGTCTGCTGATGGTCTGCGCA gcacAGTCAGTGATGTGGAGATGCAGGAGCATTATGATGACTTCTTTGAG GAAGTGTTCACGGAGATGGAAGAGAAATacggagaggtggaggagatgaaCGTTTGTGATAACCTCGGAGATCACCTGGTGGGAAATGTGTATGTAAAG TTCCGTCGTGAAGAGGATGCAGAGAAAGCAGTCATTGACCTTAATAACCGCTGGTTTAACGGGCAACCCATCCATGCCGAGCTGTCTCCAGTCACAGACTTCAGAGAAGCCTGCTGTCGTCAGTATGAGATGgg GGAGTGCACTCGAGGCGGTTTCTGCAATTTCATGCACCTGAAACCCATCTCCCGGGAACTGAGGCGAGAGCTGTATGGCCGTCGCAAGAAGAG GCATCGCTCACGCTCACGATCCAGGGAACGCCGCTCTCGCTCGCGGGACCGTggtagaggaggtggaggaggaggagccggcggcggcggtggtggtggtggtggcggcggcggcggcagcgatcgaggtggtggtggtggcggcggcggcgatcgaggtggcggtggtggcgatcgaggtggcggcggcggtggcggcggacGTGAAGGAGGCAGAGATCGAGAGAGACGGAGGTCACGGGACCGGGAACGTTCTGGAAGATTTTAA